A genomic region of Saccopteryx bilineata isolate mSacBil1 chromosome 1, mSacBil1_pri_phased_curated, whole genome shotgun sequence contains the following coding sequences:
- the CASP8AP2 gene encoding CASP8-associated protein 2 isoform X2, with the protein MAADDDNGDGTSLFEVFSDSPLKNNDEGSLDIYAGLDSAVSDSPSKSCVPSRNCLDLYEEILTEEGTAKEATYNDLQIKYGKCQLQMKELMKKFKEIQTQNFSLKNENQSLKKNISALIKTARMEINRKDEEISNLHQRLSEFPHFRNNHKTSRTSDIVKTKDLTSRSPHLNDCAKTDHRVKCDVSKDGHRSTPLPNSEKEVKLHLEKKSTLPLPTSTEKRRTNGIWSHSHYHVGESSSNEDKRRDKKGIGHNQYSRGTDRIPKDLNTSCGDGEPRNTEASQRLQRHPEKYGKGEPKAESKNSKFKSNTDLDYKNERSGYLWDKESSRERPHTRVESQSDRKLERQNEKSQSVNKKELKSQDKEERKVDQKPKSVVKDQDYWRRSERASLPHSKNEIKSSHNSSKYHLEERREREDGRRDRSINNHSFQEGKCSSSFSACRTHRYIDSKEVDALHQRKNIPLEAERHRTEDKRKREQESKEENRYMRSERRTPTGHLQKTNKETKQTTTDVKRQNRPKNDKDEVSNNDVSKDADNKGLAVKAENGPNETKNKDLKLTFMEKLNLTLSPAKKQPVPQGNQHKITDTPKSSGICDLESLVQDTTVTCVPSVSEDTTEETKSELLEPKDDLKTGSSEPRTSIPERQMEKETSLLVKSVENTIHFDLPVCGTETSFTTPGKMEQRESLFPPSTEMEQTVSGARAALPMVMDRLQTSVSQDFGLELDTKRNDRLNSCSISEDRDIKEAFSTNMVNSNECALQPSVKKAGILPAVLSEIDNPKFEPSLAATPLVESKSCHLEPCLSKETLEPSLQHTELMDHRLENSETNSVYHDENSVLSIDLNHLRPIPEVISPLNSPVRCVAKILRLESPSQVPLYSSHKDVFPTNSAHSPSKSESDLNKENQKPICKSDKSAETVSHNNLSLDELEEGEIISDSENSKPQKSFEKSAKSKASTEVQDRKTSPGSRKSTLHMDKDNRKTSSIKVQQTKRKWTKRQNEPNRSSKMEKKDKTMSPSILEKIVPIITVPSSVREVMHMLRMIRKHVRKNYMKFKVKFSLKQFHRIIESAVLSFTSLIKYLDFSRISKSVTALRKNLCDIIESKLKQVKKNGIVDRLFEQQLPDMKKKAWKFVDEQLDYLFAKLKKIFKKFCDFINFGSDSDEGKFEKHKEKARYSNCQKGSVVTSSKELLKEKSSKSEDCYKSSLGCKKSEEKHQDRNNSSINTVKHDIKKNVNTCFDNSKSSQSEEHSLELNCPSTPKPGKMEGSILEDTQTSQHAALKSERCFEILTEQQASSLTFNLVSDAQMGEIFKSLLQGSDLLDNSVNCNEKSEWELKTPEKQLLESLKCESIPACATEELVSGVVSPCPKMISDDNWSLLSSEKGPSLSSGLSLPVHPDVLDESCMFEVSTNIALSKDNVCSSEKIKPCLPSILLEDLAVSLTVPSPLKSDGHLSFLKPEVLSSSTPEEVISAHFSEDALLEEEDASEQDIHLALESDNSSSKSSCSSSWTSRSVAPGFQYHPNLPMHAVIMEKSNDHFIVKIRHAAPSASPSLVQNVATESPASLPRVEKEADEAAEKERISCESTVFKAVEELKHSANSVDSSKSAQEEQSCVMQTQVPDIYEFLKDASGKVGHSNEVADQCFKLHQVWESKVPENITGLPPVEEIPHSVESHLPNTYVDLTEDPVTETKNLGELMEVAVLNNHLECSGSTLDQSTQVLDNMQSDTVDAFIDLTEDVSSESPNEDNDPALVVGHLGCQVFCVDEDDCKEEKVQVADKPLECKVEEACIDLTLESPSSCEIKKTDLKSDSASNSDSAELPMPLDNSHKKRKKLSNLNHSYHKKQRKEADLNSKEKAKKITQNSGESGEAYRRKANKKKDPVVIKDFSSLKASPGITNPAATSGTSPTNLSAKNIIKKKGEVIVSWTRNDDREILLECQKSGPSMKTFSYVAAKLNKDSSQVSERFQQLLKLFEKSKYR; encoded by the exons ATGGCAGCAGATGATGACAATGGTGATGGAACAAGTTTATTTGAAGTCTTTTCAG ATTCTCCTCTTAAAAATAACGATGAAGGTTCTTTGGACATATATGCTGGGTTGGACAGTGCTGTTTCTG acaGTCCTTCTAAATCCTGTGTACCATCCAGAAATTGTTTGGATTTATATGAAGAAATTCTTACTGAAGAAGGAACTGCAAAGGAGGCAACATATAATGAT TTgcaaataaaatatggaaaatgtCAGCTACAAATGAAAGAGCTGATgaaaaaatttaaggaaatacAGACACAG aatttcagcttaaaaaatgaaaatcagtcTCTTAAGAAGAATATTTCAGCACTTATCAAAACTGCTCGAATGGAAATAAACCGCAAGGATGAAGAAATAAGTAATCTGCATCAAAG ATTGTCTGAATTTCCACATTTTCGAAATAATCATAAAACATCAAGGACCTCAGATATAGTGAAAACAAAAGACCTTACATCCAGATCTCCCCACTTGAATGATTGTGCAAAGACTGATCACAGAGTGAAATGTGATGTTTCTAAAGACGGACATCGTAGCACTCCACTGCCAAATTCTGAAAAGGAAGTAAAATTGCATTTGGAAAAAAAGAGCACTTTGCCTTTGCCTACATCTACTGAAAAACGCCGCACCAATGGCATTTGGTCACATTCCCATTATCATGTTGGTGAGAGTAGCTCAAATGAGGAtaagagaagagataaaaaaggtattGGACATAACCAGTATAGCAGAGGAACTGATAGAATACCAAAGGACTTAAACACTAGCTGTGGTGATGGGGAACCAAGGAACACAGAGGCTAGTCAGAGGCTTCAGAGACATCCTGAGAAATATGGTAAAGGTGAACCAAAGGCTGAAAGCAAAAATTCAAAGTTTAAAAGTAACACAGATTTGGATTATAAAAATGAACGCTCTGGCTATTTGTGGGACAAAGAGAGCTCTAGAGAAAGGCCACACACTCGAGTAGAATCTCAAAGTGATAGAAAACTAGAAAGGCAAAATGAGAAATcacaaagtgtaaataaaaaagaacttaaatcacaagacaaagaagaaagaaaagttgatCAGAAACCTAAATCAGTAGTAAAAGACCAAGATTATTGGAGAAGGTCTGAACGAGCATCTCTTCCTCATtctaagaatgaaataaaatcttcTCATAATTCAAGTAAATATCAtctagaagagagaagagaaagggaagatggtAGAAGAGATAGGAGTATAAATAATCATAGTTTTCAAGAAGGAAAATGTTCATCCTCCTTTTCAGCCTGTAGAACTCACAGATATATTGACTCCAAGGAAGTTGATGCTCTGCACCAACGGAAAAATATACCCTTAGAAGCAGAAAGGCATAGAACTGAagataagaggaaaagagaacaagaaagcaaagaagaaaacaggtatATGAGAAGTGAAAGAAGGACACCTACAGGACATTTGCAGAAGACTAACAAAGAAACTAAACAAACTACTACTGATGTAAAGAGACAAAATAGACCCAAAAATGATAAAGATGAAGTTTCTAATAATGATGTTTCTAAAGACGCAGATAATAAAGGCCTTGCAGTTAAAGCTGAGAATGGgccaaatgaaacaaaaaacaaagacttaAAGTTGACTTTTATGGAAAAATTGAACTTAACTCTTTCTCCTGCTAAAAAGCAGCCTGTTCCTCAGGGTAATCAGCATAAAATAACCGATACTCCCAAATCCAGTGGCATATGTGATTTGGAGTCTTTGGTGCAGGATACAACAGTGACATGTGTTCCCTCTGTGAGTGAAGATACCACAGAGGAAACCAAATCAGAATTATTGGAACCAAAAGATGATCTTAAAACAGGATCATCTGAACCCAGAACCAGTATTCCAGAAAggcaaatggaaaaagaaactaGTTTGTTAGTTAAATCTGTTGAGAATACTATACATTTTGACTTGCCTGTGTGTGGTACAGAGACTTCCTTCACCACACCTGGCAAAATGGAACAAAGAGAATCCTTGTTTCCACCATCAACAGAAATGGAACAAACTGTTAGTGGTGCAAGGGCAGCACTTCCTATGGTAATGGACCGACTACAAACAAGTGTTTCTCAAGACTTTGGCTTAGAATTGGATACCAAAAGAAATGACAGGTTGAATTCTTGTAGTATTTCTGAAGATAGGGACATAAAAGAGGCTTTTTCAACAAACATGGTCAATTCCAATGAATGTGCTTTGCAGCCTTCAGTCAAAAAAGCTGGCATTTTGCCAGCAGTCCTTTCAGAAATTGATAACCCAAAGTTTGAGCCTTCTCTTGCAGCTACACCGCTAGTTGAGAGTAAGTCTTGTCATTTGGAGCCTTGCTTATCTAAAGAGACTCTAGAACCTTCACTTCAGCACACTGAGTTAATGGACCACAGATTGGAAAATAGTGAAACTAACTCTGTATATCATGATGAGAACTCAGTTCTGAGCATTGACTTGAATCACCTGAGACCTATTCCTGAAGTCATTAGTCCTCTGAATAGTCCAGTGAGATGTGTAGCAAAAATACTTAGACTGGAAAGCCCATCTCAAGTTCCATTATATAGCAGTCATAAAG ATGTGTTTCCAACAAATTCAGCTCATTCTCCCTCCAAGAGTGAGTCTGATCTCAACAAGGAAAATCAAAAGCCAATTTGCAAATCTGACAAATCTGCAGAAACAGTCTCCCATAACAATTTATCTTTAGATGAATTAGAAGAAGGAGAAATTATCAGTGACAGTGAAAACTCTAAACCACAAAAAAGTTTCGAAAAAAGTGCCAAATCTAAAGCTTCTACTGAAGTGCAAGACAGAAAAACTAGCCCAGGAAGTAGGAAGAGTACTCTGCATATGGATAAAGACAATAGGAAAACGTCTTCTATAAAAGTTCAGCAGACCAAAAGGAAATGGACTAAAAGACAAAATGAACCTAACAGATCttcaaaaatggagaaaaaagataagACAATGAGCCCTTCCATCCTGGAAAAAATAGTTCCAATAATTACTGTACCCTCTTCTGTACGAGAGGTAATGCACATGTTACGAATGATAAGAAAACATGTAAGGAAAAACTATATGAAATTCAAGGtgaaattttcattaaaacaatTTCATAGAATTATTGAATCAGCAGTTTTGAGTTTTACATCACTTATTAAATACCTTGACTTTTCCAGAATCTCTAAATCAGTGACTGCTTTACGGAAGAATCTTTGTGATATCATAGAATCCAAACTTAAGCAAGTTAAAAAGAATGGCATAGTGGATCGTTTATTTGAACAGCAGTTAccagatatgaaaaaaaaagcatggaaatTTGTAGATGAACAACTTGATTATTTGTTTGCAAAGcttaagaaaatctttaaaaagttttgcgACTTCATAAACTTTGGCAGTGACAGCGACGaaggaaaatttgaaaaacataaagagaaagcACGATATTCAAATTGTCAGAAGGGGAGTGTGGTCACCTCCAGCAAAGAATTGCTGAAAGAGAAATCCTCAAAATCAGAAGATTGTTATAAGTCTTCCCTGGGATgtaaaaaatctgaggaaaaacATCAAGACCGAAATAATTCCAGTATCAACACAGTAAagcatgacattaaaaaaaatgttaacacttGCTTTGACAATAGTAAGAGCTCTCAGTCTGAAGAGCACTCCTTGGAATTGAACTGTCCGAGCACACCAAAGCCCGGAAAGATGGAAGGCAGCATCCTAGAGGACACACAGACATCCCAGCATGCAGCTTTGAAGTCAGAACGCTGTTTTGAGATTCTTACTGAACAGCAAGCATCTAGCCTCACTTTTAATTTAGTGAGTGATGCACAGATGggtgaaatatttaaaagtttgttgCAAGGTTCGGATCTTTTGGACAACAGTGTTAACTGTAATGAAAAAAGTGAGTGGGAGTTAAAGACTCCAGAGAAGCAGCTGCTAGAGAGCCTTAAGTGTGAATCTATACCTGCTTGTGCAACCGAAGAGCTAGTTTCAGGGGTGGTTTCTCCATGTCCtaaaatgattagtgatgatAATTGGTCATTATTATCATCCGAGAAAGGTCCATCTCTGTCTTCAGGGCTTTCGTTGCCAGTTCATCCTGATGTGTTGGATGAGAGTTGTATGTTTGAAGTGTCCACTAACATAGCTTTAAGTAAAGATAATGTATGTAGTTCAGAAAAGATCAAGCCCTGCCTGCCTTCCATACTGCTTGAAGATCTAGCAGTATCTTTAACAGTACCATCACCTCTGAAGTCAGATGGTCATCTCAGTTTCTTAAAGCCTGAAGTTCTGTCTAGTTCAACTCCTGAAGAAGTTATTAGTGCCCACTTTAGTGAAGATGCCTTACTTGAGGAAGAGGATGCATCTGAACAAGATATTCACTTAGCCCTAGAATCTGACAATTCAAGCAGCAAATCCAGTTGTTCTTCATCGTGGACAAGCCGGTCTGTTGCTCCAGGCTTTCAGTACCACCCTAATCTACCCATGCATGCTGTCATAATGGAGAAGTCCAACGATCACTTCATTGTGAAGATACGCCATGCAGCACCATCTGCCTCCCCTAGTCTTGTACAAAATGTGGCTACTGAGTCGCCGGCATCTTTGCCCAGAGTAGAAAAGGAAGCTGATGAAGCAGCAGAGAAGGAACGTATCTCATGTGAGAGCACGGTTTTTAAAGCTGTGGAGGAATTGAAACATTCAGCCAATAGTGTTGACAGCAGTAAATCAGCCCAGGAAGAACAGAGCTGTGTGATGCAAACACAGGTTCCTGATATATATGAATTTCTTAAAGATGCTTCAGGTAAAGTAGGTCATAGTAATGAAGTGGCAGATCAGTGCTTCAAGTTACATCAAGTATGGGAATCAAAAGTGCCTGAAAACATTACAGGATTACCTCCAGTGGAAGAAATTCCACATTCTGTTGAGAGTCATCTTCCAAACACCTATGTAGACCTCACAGAAGATCCAGTCACTGAGACTAAAAACTTGGGTGAATTAATGGAAGTAGCAGTTTTAAACAATCATTTGGAATGTTCTGGAAGCACTTTGGACCAAAGTACGCAGGTATTGGACAATATGCAGTCTGATACTGTAGATGCTTTTATTGACTTGACAGAAGATGTTTCAAGTGAGAGTCCAAATGAAGATAACGATCCTGCTTTAGTTGTTGGACACTTGGGGTGCCAGGTGTTTTGTGTAGACGAAGATGACTGTAAGGAAGAAAAAGTACAAGTGGCAGACAAGCCTTTGGAATGCAAGGTTGAGGAAGCCTGTATCGATCTGACCTTGGAATCTCCAAGTTCATGTGAAATAAAAAAGACGGATCTAAAATCAGACTCAGCATCAAATTCTGACAGTGCAGAGTTGCCCATGCCTTTGGATAATtctcacaaaaagagaaaaaaactttctAATTTAAATCATTCTTATcataaaaaacagagaaaggaagcagACTTAAACAGTAAGGAAAAGGCCAAGAAAATTACCCAAAATTCTGGTGAGAGTGGGGAAGCTTACCGAAGGAaggccaataagaaaaaggacccTGTGGTTATTAAAGATTTCTCATCATtaaaggcaagcccagggattacGAACCCAGCAGCCACATCTGGTACTTCTCCTACAAACCTTTCTGCaaagaatattattaaaaagaagggagaagtTATCGTTTCATGGACAAG AAATGATGACCGGGAAATTTTATTGGAGTGTCAGAAAAGCGGGCcatcaatgaaaacattttcttatgtAGCTGCGAAGCTGAATAAAGATTCATCTCAG GTCTCAGAAAGATTCCAGCAGCTATTGAAGCTCTTTGAAAAGTCAAAATACAG